One Branchiostoma floridae strain S238N-H82 chromosome 1, Bfl_VNyyK, whole genome shotgun sequence genomic region harbors:
- the LOC118421456 gene encoding rRNA-processing protein FCF1 homolog isoform X2, with product MTLLMSAIRNKKDRRKSKKKPKDQSKIVERQVPKVSSALFFQYNTQLGPPYYVLVDTNFVNFSIKNKLDIVQSMMDCLYAKCVPCITDCVMGELEKLGPKYRVALRLVKDARFERLPCMHKGTYADDCLVARVNQHKCYIVATNDKDLKRRLRRIPGVPIMYIRQHRYSIERMPDAFGAPKV from the exons ATGACTCTCCTCATGTCCGCCATCAG AAACAAGAAAGACCGCagaaaatcaaaaaagaaaccCAAAGACCAAAGCAAGATTGTGGAGAGACAAGT GCCCAAGGTATCCTCGGCATTGTTCTTCCAATACAACACCCAGCTGGGTCCTCCCTACTACGTTCTGGTCGACACCAATTTTGTCAATTTCTCCATCAAGAACAAGCTGGATATTGTACAGTCAATGATGGACTGTCTCTAcgcaaaat GTGTGCCATGTATCACAGACTGTGTGATGGGTGAATTGGAGAAACTGGGACCCAAGTACAGAGTAGCGCTGAG GCTTGTGAAAGATGCGAGGTTTGAGAGGCTACCCTGTATGCACAAAGGAACGTATGCAGATGACTGCCTGGTGGCAAGGGTGAATCAG CACAAATGCTACATAGTGGCAACAAATGACAAGGACTTGAAGCGACGACTGCGTAGAATTCCTGGCGTTCCCATCATGTACATCAGACAACACAG ATATTCCATTGAAAGAATGCCAGATGCGTTTGGAGCACCAAAAGTGTGA
- the LOC118421456 gene encoding rRNA-processing protein FCF1 homolog isoform X1 yields the protein MGKSRATPKFAEMKRRINPRDSRINKKDRRKSKKKPKDQSKIVERQVPKVSSALFFQYNTQLGPPYYVLVDTNFVNFSIKNKLDIVQSMMDCLYAKCVPCITDCVMGELEKLGPKYRVALRLVKDARFERLPCMHKGTYADDCLVARVNQHKCYIVATNDKDLKRRLRRIPGVPIMYIRQHRYSIERMPDAFGAPKV from the exons ATG GGGAAGTCCAGAGCAACCCCGAAATTTGCTGAGATGAAGAGAAGGATCAACCCAAGGGACAGCAGAAT AAACAAGAAAGACCGCagaaaatcaaaaaagaaaccCAAAGACCAAAGCAAGATTGTGGAGAGACAAGT GCCCAAGGTATCCTCGGCATTGTTCTTCCAATACAACACCCAGCTGGGTCCTCCCTACTACGTTCTGGTCGACACCAATTTTGTCAATTTCTCCATCAAGAACAAGCTGGATATTGTACAGTCAATGATGGACTGTCTCTAcgcaaaat GTGTGCCATGTATCACAGACTGTGTGATGGGTGAATTGGAGAAACTGGGACCCAAGTACAGAGTAGCGCTGAG GCTTGTGAAAGATGCGAGGTTTGAGAGGCTACCCTGTATGCACAAAGGAACGTATGCAGATGACTGCCTGGTGGCAAGGGTGAATCAG CACAAATGCTACATAGTGGCAACAAATGACAAGGACTTGAAGCGACGACTGCGTAGAATTCCTGGCGTTCCCATCATGTACATCAGACAACACAG ATATTCCATTGAAAGAATGCCAGATGCGTTTGGAGCACCAAAAGTGTGA